The following proteins come from a genomic window of Bradysia coprophila strain Holo2 unplaced genomic scaffold, BU_Bcop_v1 contig_138, whole genome shotgun sequence:
- the LOC119073561 gene encoding uncharacterized protein LOC119073561: MHQYSPEYAFILPLDDDDVKHPEEESYVDDSGTETPLTGIEIEIPKPSKRKPKNQISNEQTEVKEVTFSQNVWKLMWYVIRWHILAYLIIFGTFYPLFHFILDNEQKQIILQALAFCDDWKQLIFFFGMYVTFAVKKVSDISSNIPATDKIANLLSICSKSHRTQKAIIKYVCTAIAMVFSCLSPMVRKRLYSSETKIKAQLEAHSRRIIENVEKKLLRLSSSHFMCLKWALNVIIEGRDKKDIDDRLANILITEINNLHAQCDRLVVLKHETFSRGLTMCAITSVYTYFIVGAVRQLWNGIMESHASYILTISMIVNFLVFLSFLLVLRYSEQIIRPYNDEHDVFELNRILNEKLEVASFVLDKEYDLRKRMGNRSLLP; the protein is encoded by the exons ATGCATCAGTACAGCCCGGAATACGCATTCATTCTTCCTCTGGACGATGATGACGTTAAACATCCAGAGGAAGAAAGTTATGTTGATGACAGTGGTACTGAGACACCGTTGACTGGaatcgaaattgaaattccaaaaccatcgaaaagaaaaccaaaaaatcaaatttcgaatGAGCAAACTGAAGTGAAAGAAGTGACGTTCAGTCAAAATGTTTGGAAATTAATGTGGTATGTGATACGATGGCACATATTGGCATATTTGATTATATTTGGAACATTTTATCCATTGTTTCACTTCATCCTTGATAACGAACAAAAGCAGATCATTTTGCAAGCCTTAGCATTTTGTGATGACTGGAAGCAACTTATCTTCTTCTTCGGCATGTATGTAACGTTTGCCGTAAAGAAAGTGAGCGATATTAGCAGT AATATACCAGCAACAGACAAAATAGCGAACCTCTTGTCCATTTGCTCGAAAAGTCAC CGTACTCAAAAGGCAATAATAAAATACGTTTGCACCGCCATTGCTATGGTGTTCAGCTGCTTAAGTCCAATGGTACGTAAAAGACTCTATTCATCTGAAACCAAAATCAAAGCACAATTAGAAGCGCACAGTCGacgaataattgaaaatgtcgAGAAGAAGCTGCTTCGTTTAAGCTCCAGTCATTTTATGTGTTTGAAGTGGGCGCTAAATGTTATAATTGAAGgtcgcgacaaaaaagacATTGACGATCGTCTCGCAAACATTTTAATCACCGAAATAAATAACCTGCACGCCCAATGTGACCGCCTTGTTGTTCTGAAGCATGAAACGTTTTCGCGAGGTTTGACAATGTGTGCTATTACCTCGGTGTACACATATTTCATTGTTGGTGCAGTGCGACAACTTTGGAATGGCATAATGGAAAGTCATGCGTCGTACATTTTGACAATATCGATGATCGTTAACTTTTTGGTATTCCTGAGTTTTCTGTTGGTTTTAAGGTACTCCGAACAGATAATACGACCGTACAACGACGAGCATGACGTTTTCGAGTTGAACCGGATTCTGAACGAGAAGCTGGAAGTCGCTTCTTTTGTGCTGGACAAAGAATATGACTTACGAAAGCGAATGGGCAATCGGAGCCTGTTACCATGA